The Panicum hallii strain FIL2 chromosome 5, PHallii_v3.1, whole genome shotgun sequence genome contains the following window.
ACGGTAAAAAAAAAAGTGAGAGGTTGGGCGGTTAACTGATCACCCCAACCTAACAGTTGGTCCATCACCCCCATCGAATCAATTAAACACACAAAAAGAAAGAATTGGTCAATCAACAACGGCTAATCTCAAGAGTCATACAGACTTGACGGCTTGAAGCATACTTGATTACACATACGTCTAACCAGCCAATGATAATGCGCGCATGAACCCCATCACAATCTTGGGCACAAACTTCTGCCAGTATAGACAAAAACTACACCCGACCTGAATTACTACAAACCAACCAAAGAACTTCCTCAGAGTTCACCGCACCTACTCGTTGAAGCTTCTGTGCCTCCAGCCTCCAAtctcctcatcatcttcctcaACCTGAAACCAGGCATCGGCTTGCATGTAAAATCCACGGGGCGAAGCCCAAACCAATGACGCCACGATGCGTGATACTGTGTAGTACGTACCTGGGCGGCGGTGAAGGTGATGCCGACCTTGATCTCGCCGTGGTACGTGCTGTCGGCGAGGACCACGGTGTGCTTCGCCGCGTTCATGTGGTACGAGCCGTGCTCCGCGCCCAGGCTGATGATGTCCGTCACGTCAATCCTGCAACGCGGAGGGTCATCAGATCATCGGTTAGTGCGGCTGCGGTCAACTGTTCTGTTCCGGCTGGCGGAGCAGTTTGTTGGGAGGACGATCGGTGGTTGACAGGGCAGCAGAGCAGCAGGCACTCACGTCGCCTCGCCGAGGAAGTCGTCGCTGGAGAAGTGGTCGTGGTCCATGATCCGGAGGATGAGCTTGTGCTGCGCACTGGACGCGGAGGAGTTGATCTGGAACTTGAACACCTCGTTCCAGCACGGGTTCCTCCCCTGGTCTGCAATACGTACCATACTCGTGAGCAACTAAGCATGCTCTGAAAGGGGGAAAATTTAGCAGGAACAAAAAAAGAATCTGTAGCAGGAGCCGACCTCGGGCGACGCTGCTCTTGCGCTCCTGGCTCCGGTACTGCACGATCACGTAGGGGTCGATCTTCCCTGCAGGCAGGAGCGGCGACGCCAACACTACACACCGTCAGACCAGATCACTCGCCGTGAAATTCGCCGAAAAACACAAGGACGAAGTGACCCCTGCACGCACCTAAGAAATCGCTGCCGGAGAGGCCCCTGGCGTCGACGAGGTGCACCTCCAGGACGCCCTTCCCCATGCTCCCTCCCTCCGCCTTGTTCCGCTTGGCCTCAGCCCAAGCAGggtctcttcttcctctagggGAGTTGCGGCCAAGACGTCCTCTTCGTAATTTCCCTTCCGGCGTTGGCGAGGGCTACAGATACCTGACCGgtggcgtgcgcgcgcgcgtatTTATCTACCGGCGCCTCGCTCCCGCTGCGTTGGCTGGCTGAGTCCAGGTCAGACCTCTGAACCGGTCGCCGGGGCCAAGAGAATAGAGAACGCACGCCTTTAACTATTTTTCTTCCGGTCTCCTTCCTCCGTCCCAGTCTCATCCCACGCAAAGACGCCTCCTCGCCCGTTTGCTATGCCAGCTCGGCGGCCTCTTCCGCACGAGCAAAATCGCCGCGCCTTGTCGTCTTCGTGGAAGCGGCGCGACGGCTCCCCCAACTACCCACGAGTAAGTACAGCGGGCCAGCGTGGGCCCGCGCCATGTGGTCCCTCAATGTGTTACACTTTTTTTTGTCTTTTTTttaaaagttttttttttgtctttcAGTTGATGTTGCGTTGATCCCCTCCCCTGTGGGCTTGTGATCACAAGCTGCTGACTTTTTCAGATGATTCCTCTCGCGTCGCCCTCCTGTGAGCTCGTGATCACTGCTGACTTGTCAGACGACGCCTTCTCTGATCTGCAAAACGCGGCCCGTACCAAGTACGCGCACACAGGAGAGCTGATCGACGAAGACCTCTACTTTGGTTTGTACTTCGGGTTTGGGATTCTGGAGCGGTTTGATCGTTTCTACACGGGCAACTCGTGTGCTCCTTCCTATGCGTCTCTTGATCTTTTGGCTACTTGCTAGCTATGGACGCCCATCAACTCCCAGCGCGTCTAGATCTTTTTCTTTTGAGATCCCCAGTGTAAACTACCGCCTCCGTGCACAAAAGAATGCAACCTTCATTTCCCGAAGATATATTTATGGTGCAAAATAAGTATTATTAGATTAATcatgaaatatattttcatactaaatctatttaaaaatataaatatttataaATTTATTGTGGACCGAGGGAGTAGATCAAAGAGTGATCAATGGGACCGTCTGGGAAGACTCCAGTTAACGGAGACTGACCGGACCAGTGGCTCTCAAGTCTCAGGTCATGGATTTCAGCATTTCAGATTCTCCGGTGTGGCGTTTGCGTCCGACTTCAGCCTgatttgctttttttttttgtcgCTGGTTTCGTGCCTTACGGTTTACCAGCAACTGACGAGGACCTGTGGAGATCAAGCACATACTAATATATCCCAGTGCCAAGTTTAAAAATCTTTGTTTCAGATCGGAATACCAGTCGCTAGCAGGTAGTGCGTAGTAGCCGGTTGCTGACTTTATTCGTGACTAGGTATTGAAATTGCTTACTCACAACTCGGTACTGGATATATTTACAACTTGGTACCGGATATATTTAGACGCATACTTGGAGCAGTGATGTAGAGTTGAAGGTGATAGCATGAAAGATGCTTTTGTAATAGACAAACATGAAGTTTAGTAACAGACGTCTTCCATTTTGTGCATAGACGCACGGGTTCCGTTTATCCAATTATCATCGGAGACGAGGAAAGGCAAGAGTAGGCATGCTACACAAACGACGCAAACTGGAGCTAGAATAACAGAACAAGCTGGTAAAATGGCATCAGCAGCATTCACTCATTACAGAATCTGGCAACGTTCAGAAACACTAAGCAGATGAAGACTTGACAGTCGCAGCCTTGATGATGTCCACGAACTCGGGCTGCAAAAGGGAAAAAATAGGGGTCAGAATTGTGAAGCTATATCAAGATATATAGCATGATGCCTCGGTGAACTCTATGACCAAAATATTTCGAATCCTAGCAGTAACAAGAATAGGTATAGCCACGGGTTTGTTTTGTATAACTACTTGGATTTCGTTATATATATTTTTCACTAAGAAGGCACGGGGATAGTACCTTCAGTGAGGCTCCGCCAACAAGGAATCCAtcaacatctggttgagctgcAAGCTCTTTGCAGTTAGCTCCATTCACAGACCCTGGACACATACAAGATACAGAAAGGGGTTAGCCCTATTTCGGAGCAATAAGAAGCTAATTTGATTTGTATACACCATAAATCAACAAATATTCATTTTCCCAGTTATAATCAAAAGTCTTTATAGAACTTCCAACATATTGTAGCAGTAGGTATGGAAGATAACAAGTGGTTCCTGTGGTGCTACCTCCATAAATTATCCTGGTCGACTCAGCAACTGCAGGACTAACATTAGAGTGGAGCCACTTTCTCAGACCATCATGAACCTACAATATCATGCGCATTTTAAAGTTTATCAAGGCAGAATAAAGTATCATTGAAATTGATTTGTCAAGCAACAATAATTATCAGGTACAAATGGGAGACACTGTTGTCAAGCAACAGCATATCAACGATCTTGTTTAAGAAGTTATACCTCCTGAGCCTGGGCAGGGGTTGCAACCTTGCCGGTCCCAATAGCCCAAACTGGCTCATAGGCCAATACAACGTTTGTCCAATCCGATATCTTCTCTGAAAAACAGAGAAACACAGTAAACAGTGAGATAGGAGAAAACAGAAGGCCTTTGTTTTTGTATGATGACATAAAATTCAAAGCAGCAACCTAAAAGACCATATGATGCTCAAAAAGGATTCAACTAATAATGGTAATCTGTGTTTACTTAGGTAAAAAACAAGCATAGAAGTAATTTAACATATGTGTCTTGTACAAGACAGTTCCGTTTGAAAATGACAATAGCTTTCAGACTTACCCTATTTCATTTCTATTTCACAAGATTTTCTGGCTATACAATGTAAAAGCAATAAAAAAATGGAGGAGCATTTGCATACTGGAACCTAAATTGAACAGCAACAGGAGTTGATGGAAAACATAAAATGTTCTGAAAGCAGGGAGGCAAATGCTTGTTTCATATAATGTGCTTAAATAATATAATAGTAGAAGGTAAAAGTTACCAGCAATAGCCTTTGTTTGTGCAGCAACAACATCCATTGTTGTTCCTGCTTCCCTCTGCTCAAGGGTCTCGCCTATGCAAGCAATTACCTTGAGACCTTGGGAGAGTGCATATGCAACTTTATCGGCGACGAGCTGTCATGATTCGAAGAAAGTTGATATTACTAAAGATAAAATGTCGGTTTAGATAGCTTGATGAAGGAACACAATTAATAAGCCTAATAGCAAGAAAACTCAAATTCTGTAATATTGCAACTGGTTGGTTAGCAACCCAGCTATTATGATAGTTTAGGAGATCCACAGAGTTAGTGAATTATCAGAATATAATCACATGATTTCGCAACATTGCACAATGGTAAAAGGAATAATTAAACTTGACTCCTACGGCCTATGATATCAAAATATAACAAGTTGGGAATTTAACAATGCATGGCCCTAACAACAGCCACTGTCTCACCAAACACAAATCTGGTAGACTTATCAATAAGTTTTGGGACCTAAATGTTGTTATGTATGCAAACTAATTTCAACTGTTAAGTGAGACAATCAAATCTGGCATGAAATGCTAACATCTTTCTAACACAATTCCAGTATTTTTTTTTCTATGAAACAATGCCACTAATTTCCAATACAACTTTTTCCTAGCATATAGTAAAATAACACAGGAATGTTGCAACAAATGTATCAGACCACAGTCTTTTCCAAGCAGCCAGCAGAATAACAAAGGAATGTGGGTTGCCAGTACAAGAGATAAATCAGACCAGATCAACTAAATAAATTCAACAGCAGACTTAGAATTCAAAATGCACTCACATCATTGGATTCACCCATCAGAGCTCTTCGCTCAGAGTGCCCCAAGATGACCCACGGCACCTGCAGGTTTACCAGCATCTCAGCACTGCATCAAGAAAACTGACACATATTAGCAAATTGGAAGCAATACTTCACTGACAATTCATTTGGTTAGTTGGATTAATGAAATGGGTGACTCCAACACACTATCATGATAGCACTGCAAACCTCAATGATAACCACAGAGACTTCTATTTGCCTTAGCAGCAGCCTTTTTAGTACTCGACATTGCTAAATATTCCAGGATCCAATCGATGACCAAAAGTACAGAGACTCCGTGCAATTACTAGTATCAAATTTGAAACCACTGAAGATCCATCACTCAAAGGAATACATATGTTTGATTAAGCATACCATCCTTATCCCTAGTGAGGTTTGCAGGTTTACAGACTATCATGATAGCACTGCAACACATGATAGTGTGTTGGAGTCACCCATCCTTGTCACTCAAACGGTAGCCCATTTCTGCCATAATCAGGCCACATTTACAGAAACTGAAACCAAACGAGCTACAAGGACTGAAAGGTGAGACCTGTACCTCTATACTCCGGAATTACACCCCCACACTAATATAGATGCTCCTGACCCAATCTGTCAGAGCAGACAAGCGCTTCATTCTACCGAATCTACCACAACGCTAACCATAACACATCAAAATTCAAAACAAGAGGGAGAAGCAACCTGATCTCGCCGGTGAAGGCACCGCCCTTGCGCACCCAACAGTTCTGCGCGGCGACGGCGAAGTCCAGGCGCAGCAGCCCCTTGACCTGGGGCAGGAACACGAACGGCGGGCTCACCACCACTTCTGCGGGCGTCACCGGAAACCAACCAAACCCGGAGATCAGCACACAGATCGATCCAGCCAAAACCAAACCCCCAGTCGAAACGGCCCCGCGGTTGCAGGCGCGGGGAGCTGGGATCACGAGAACTGAGACGACTCACCGACGACGTCCTCCGAGGGCACCTCAGCTTCGTTGAGCACGGTCACGATCTTCTTCACGTCCTCGCCGGTGCCGTTCTGCGCGCGGGGGAGCGGATGCCGTCCGAGATCAAACCAAAAGCCAAGCCAAGCCAAGCTCCGGCGTAACGAGACGTCGGATTCGAATCGAGAGGCGGGTACTTACGCATTTCCAGTTGCCGCCGACGAAGAACTTCCTGGGAGCCATGGCCCGTCGTGCGCGAGGCGTAGCAGCGGCGATGGGGACAGTGGAGTTTGGTTTGGTGTTGGTGCGTGCGTGAGGCGAACTGATTCGAGACGGGGCGGTTATATCGAGGGTGGCGGCGAACAACAGGTGGCAGTGGCTGGGCTTCTTGCGgcggaagaaagaaagaagctTTGGGCTTTGCGGCGTTTTCTTGCTGGACGATGCTGCGGGCGCCTATGGGTTAGAGCAGAAGCCGCGGAGCCAATCAGCCAACCCGGTTTGGAGCACGCGCAGCCGGGGTTTCGGCTCGAACCACACGGCCCCTGTGACCAAAGACTCGAGTCCAAGAGGCAGGCGCCTCCGTTTTACAGAGTAGCACACAAATCCATCCAGAGGATACGAGTATAGATGTGTCAAATTTTCAATTGACGTCACACGAAGTAAAACGCAGATCAAAATTCGATATGCACTCAAGTAAACCAACTGAAATCGTGTTTACATAACTATAATCTTATTACCAAACTAGGCATGGTAGATTCAGAGATAAGTAGCAAACAGTTCGCAGCAGAGAACCACGGAATAAGATGCTGTCAACCATGAAACAAAGCCTGCTGCCTGTCATAAATAGTTTCTTGACAAACCCTTGCCAGAATTCCAGAATTTAGCCCACAAATCAGGCTTTATTATTACAAAGAGCAGACCCTTGCTGTTTCGCAACAAGCGGAACGCACAGTTTGAAAGAAACAAACAAAAAGGATTTGACATTCCAATGGGGAAGCTCTTATTCAGCtatatgttttttttttcctaAAGCTATGTTTTCTTGTTTGTACACAGCTGTGGGCTTCTACAAACTGAACTCCTAGCTGTTAAGTTCACAAAATGCTGCAAACAACGTAATCTTCTATGGAGTGTGTCGTTTCAATTTAGACAGTATTTTGTACACCCTGGTTACAAGAGATGACAGGGTAATCGATGGCCCTTGTGTACTCAGTACGTCATTTCGATTGTTGGAGGCTCTTTTCTCCACTGGTGATGTTTGATTTGCATTTTGGCTTGAACTGGGACATTTTTGTGAAGCATGTTAGTTCGGAAAGCAACTTCCATATGTCCAATCGTGCCTTGTAAGATTGAGATTGGTTCCTGAAAGGCAAAGATGAATCAATCATGGAAAAAATGTGGTAGTTCTATGCGGAACTAGGTATCTTTATTTCAAAGAAGCAAAACACCCATTTTCGAGTTGGGGAGAACTAAAGCTGAGTGCCTGGACACTTGATCAGGAAAATGAATTCTACATGCTGAATAGAAAACACACCAAATCAAACAGACAAAAAGATGTTCAAGATAGCATACCTGCAAATTAAGGAATTAGGTTACATCCAAATCGCTGTATGTGCTACGTCCTATTAGAATTTGCGCCTTGAGAATTATGGCAAGGAGAGTTCAGGATTTCAGAACCAGAAGTATCCAATCCATCTGCTGAAAAATCTAGCTGTTTCTCAACTGATTTTATGGCAACCATTCTTTTTGATCTGATCTGATACGGCGGTGAAGCATCAGAGGTCCTTACAGATGTCAATAACCCATCATCAAGAGGGCCCAATGACAAAAATGATGCAGTTTTAAATGACCGTGGAGTATTTGCAGTAGCTCCCTTCCCATTAGGAGTGAAAAAGTTGTCTGAAGTAGGTGTTGATTTATCACGTTTTCTTTTCCTTAATATTGAAGGAGTGCATGGAAAGCTGTCAGCAGCAGTTTTCAAAATTGAATCGACAGTAA
Protein-coding sequences here:
- the LOC112891697 gene encoding triosephosphate isomerase, cytosolic-like, translating into MAPRKFFVGGNWKCNGTGEDVKKIVTVLNEAEVPSEDVVEVVVSPPFVFLPQVKGLLRLDFAVAAQNCWVRKGGAFTGEISAEMLVNLQVPWVILGHSERRALMGESNDLVADKVAYALSQGLKVIACIGETLEQREAGTTMDVVAAQTKAIAEKISDWTNVVLAYEPVWAIGTGKVATPAQAQEVHDGLRKWLHSNVSPAVAESTRIIYGGSVNGANCKELAAQPDVDGFLVGGASLKPEFVDIIKAATVKSSSAYIFHAITFNSTSLLQPSPTPEGKLRRGRLGRNSPRGRRDPAWAEAKRNKAEGGSMGKGVLEVHLVDARGLSGSDFLGKIDPYVIVQYRSQERKSSVARDQGRNPCWNEVFKFQINSSASSAQHKLILRIMDHDHFSSDDFLGEATIDVTDIISLGAEHGSYHMNAAKHTVVLADSTYHGEIKVGITFTAAQVRTTQYHASWRHWFGLRPVDFTCKPMPGFRLRKMMRRLEAGGTEASTSRCGEL